Genomic segment of Rhinoderma darwinii isolate aRhiDar2 chromosome 12, aRhiDar2.hap1, whole genome shotgun sequence:
atggcggcGCCCCCGCTCTACATACATTGTGCGGTGCGGCGGCTGTGCCAGCAGATCTGCTCAAAGCTTACAGATCTGATTGTACGGGATCGAAGGATTTGATTggctgaactgaccaatcacattcAGGTCATATACAATGAGTGGTCCGTGACTGATGGACTGGGAATAAGTGTCTTCTGAAGTGGCTGATAGCAGAAAGCAATAGCCGTGAAATCTGGGGATAAGCGACGGGATAATACGGAATTCTAAGTCGCCAAATTGTCGTTGCGATGCCCCTCATCGTGCTCcgtagtgccctccatagagccaGCCCATGAGACAATGATGAGGGTGATTGTTCTTGGGGTTCCAGGCAGGCGACTCCCTGATGTATTGTGCGGGACGCGGCCGCCACGACAACCGCCTCATTGTTCCGCTCTCTGTGGGTTGTTCCCGCTGCTCCTCAGCTGAATAGTTCCTTCATCAGCGGCGTCATGGCGTCCTCCATCACGTTCTGAATGTGAACcatctgcttcacgttctcttcatTCAGGGTGCGGAGTTCTGCCAACATCGACAGGAGCTTCGCGAACAGGAACCTGGAGGGAGGCGGGAACAGGGAAATAtgagtcacagccccgcccctgatgctgagaggtagtcacagccccgcccctgatactgagaggtagtcacagccccgccctGATACTGAGAGGTAGTCACAGCCACACTCCTGATACTGACAggtagtcacagccccgcccctgacACTGACAGGTAGTCACAGCCACGCTCCTGATACTGACAggtagtcacagccccgcccctgatACTGACAGGTAGTCACAGCCACGCTCCTGATACTGACAggtagtcacagccccgcccctgacACTGACAGGTAGTCACAGCCACGCTCCTGATACTGACAGGTAGTCACAGCCACGCTCCTGATACTGAggtagtcacagccccgcccctgatACTGGGttagtcacagccccgcccctgatACTGACAGGTAGTCACAGCCCAGCCCCTGATACTGAGAggtagtcacagccccgcccctgatACTGAGAGGTAGTCACAGCCTCGCCCCTGATACTGAGAGGTAGTCAGAGCCCCGCCCCTTATACTGAGAGGTAGTCACAGCCTCGACCCTGATACTGAGAGGTAGTCAGAGCCCCGCCCCTGATACTGAGAggtagtcacagccccgcccctgatactgagaggtagtcacagccccgcccctgatactgagaggtagtcacagccccgcccctgatACTGAGAGGTAGTCACAGCCTCGCCCCTGATACTGACAggtagtcacagccccgcccctgatACTGACAGGTAGACACAGCCCAGCCCCTGATACTGACAGGTAGACACAGCCCAGCCCCTGATACTGAGAGGTAGTCACAGCCCGCCCCTGATACTGAGAggtagtcacagccccgcccctgatactgagaggtagtcacagccccgcccctgatactgagaggtagtcacagccccgcccctgatactgagaggtagtcacagccccgcccctgatactgagaggtagtcacagccccgcccctgatactgagaggtagtcacagccccgccccctgttactgacaaccatcctgtatatcATGTTGTGGCCGGGATTATCTGTAGGACGGGGCAGTGATGACTCTTGTGTTGGAGATGTAATAAGGGCGTTATATTAGTTGTCACCCGGGTTTCCCTGATAGGACTATGATACGGTCGGAGGattagggggtttatatttcggggTCGCTGCCTCCTCGTCCCTCACACATGATTGGCGTCCGCTGAGCTGGATGAGGTTGGATGATGCAGAATGTTCCCGGCAGTTGTAGATGTACAACATATCGCCCGTTATCTGACTGCagcaccagggggggggggggggagcaggaggaCAAGGTGATCAGGTTATACGGGACCGGGGGTCAGTATATCGCTGGGGTCGGATGACTTCAGGCCAGAGGAACCCATGGGGGCATAGACTGCGGCTGGCAATGTCATGGAGGCATAGACTGTGGCTGACAATTTTATGGGGTCTTTGACTgcggctggcaatgttatgggggcattgactgcggctggcaatgttatggggtCTTTGACTgcggctggcaatgttatgggggcattgactgcggctggcaatgttatgggtGCATTGACTgcggctggcaatgttatgggggcattgactgcggctggcaatgttatgggggcattgaCTGCGGCTGGCAATGTTGTGCTATCTCTGTCCCTTGATGGTAATATGGAGCAGTGCCTTTGGATGGTACATTATGGGGGCTCAGTCTGTGGCTGGTAACATTATGTGAGAACTGCCTGTGACTGGCAAAGTTGTGGGGGCACTGTCTGTGGTTGACAAGGttaagggggcactgtggctgaaaCTTACTTCTGGCTCAGTTATAGAGGCACTGGGCATAAGACAAAGGGGAACATGAAAATAGATTCACCACAATTTAcccctgtttccctcttcctgaaGCTGGGAGGTATGTCGTGCCTCCACCTCACATGTGGCGCAGTCTTCCCTATATCTAAGCCCCTCCCACATGTGGTGCTGTATTCCCTATATCTAAGCCCCTCCCACATGTGGTGCCGTTTTCTCTATATATAAGCccctcccacatgtggcccagtcttccctatatctaagcccctcccacatgtggcccagtCTTCTCTATATCTAAGCCCCTTCCACATGTGGCCCAGTCTTCCCTATATATAAGCccctcccacatgtggcccagtCTTCCCTATATCTAAGCCCCTCCCACACGTAGGCACCACATCTGTGCGGCGCCGCGTTACCTGCTGCCTGGAAGCTGATGGTGGTGATCGATGTAACACTTCAAGGTCATGGCCATGTTCTCCTGGAGATTATCAATGTGGTTGTGTTCCATGACGCCCGGCCGGTCTGCGGGAGATGAGGAGGGGTGATGGGTTATACACAGAATGACATCATCGTCCGGACTATCGGGTTCCCTTCCGGTGGTCTGGACGGTGGTGGAGGCCTATCAATATGTCATTGACcacagggacccccactgatcccgaGATTGTGTGTGCCCAGCCCCCCCATACCCAGTGCGGAGTTGGCAGCACGTGCGTTATACACCTAACGTCATATATATGAGATGCGGCGAGTCACACGACAACTGCGCGGGATCCCCCTTAAAGTACACCCGCCCAATAAAGAGAGACCCTTAATATGGCGGCATCGGAGCAGCTGTTTATACCTGGGGAGAACAGCGCCAGCGCCTGCATCAGGACGTATTCCGCCTCGTGAAGCTTTAACGTGCGGAGGGTAACGTGGAATTTCAGTAGCGGCTCCAAGTACATGCGCTGGAACCCGGCTGAGTgcgaaacaaaaaaaagaaaggtcAGCGGGGCGTGCGGTCTAACCCAAACTACTGCCCCAAGAGCCAATCAGAAAGCCACAAGAATGGAAGCCCCTCCCACATCCTTAAAGGGCGTGTCCAGTTTCCACTGTTTCAAGAAAAATTAGGCATCTTTCTAATACTGTGTtttaatttctcaccatttttaagatccctgcttgcggtcagtgaatgtaaACATATAAACATGTGATATCTCTTAAAGGGGAAGCTCCTTTTTGGGTGCAATGGCGCCCActagtgtggcaccatctataggaTGATTTCAGGTTGACAGTATAGCCAGTTGGCGCATACTCACTAATAGCGCCGTGCTCTATACTTAATCTAAGACGTCCGCACTCCCATATCCTGGTCTCCAGGTTAAAGACGGTGTTGAACTGCATATGGCAGACTTCCATCGTGGCTCCTTTCAGCAGTGAGATCTGGTCGTCTATTGGTAAAGCTCTGATAGGAGAGATGGACATATAATCAGTAAGACCTGGAGCAGAGGTCCTAACACCGATTACAATATTACAGCTAATCggtagtcacagccccgccccttttACCAGCTTCACTCAAGAGTAAAATTATTATGTTGAAGAACCGTTAATACTATACATATATCTAATTAAAGGACAACTCcacctgaagcctgcagaatggtGCTCCATAGTgctaaagggtatgtccacctcTCCTCACCATCTGATATACAGAACAAGTCTCCGCaaatagtggagtcactgtgtatatacattacaagcagggaatgctgggaaatttcaACTCTGAAGCCGGCAGAATTGTAAAtacgctctggagtataatacaggataagtaatgtaatgtatgtacacagtgactccaccagcagaatagtgagtgcagctctggagtataatacaggatataactcaggatcagtacaggataagtaatgtaatgtatgtacacagcgactccaccagcagaatagtgagtgcagctctggagtataatacaggatataactcaggatcagtacaggataagtaatgtaatgtatgtatacagtgactccaccagcagaatagtgagtgcagctctggagtataatacagaatataactcaggatcagtacaggataagtaatgtaatgtatgtatacagtgactccaccagcagaatagtgagtgcagctctggagtataatacagaatataactcaggatcagtacaggataagtaatgtaatgtatgtacacactaactccaccagcagaatagtgagtgcagctctggagtataatacaggatgtaactcaggatcagtacaggataagtaatgtaatgtatgtacacagtgactccaccagcagaatagtgagtgcagctctggagtataatacagaatataactcaggatcagtacaggataagtaatgtaatgtatgtacacactaactccaccagcagaatagtgagtgcagctctggagtataatacaggatgtaactcaggatcagtacaggataagtaatgtaatgtatgtacacagtgactccaccagcagaatagtgagtgcagctctggagtataatacagaatataactcaggatcagtacaggataagtaatgtaatgtatgtatacagtgactccaccagcagaatagtgactgccgctctggagtataatacaggatgagtaatgtaatgtatgtacacagtgactctaccagcagaatagtgagtgcagctctggagtataatacagaatataactcaggatcagtacaggataagtaatgtaatgtatgtccacagtgactccaccagcagaatagtgagtgcagctctggagtataatacaggatataactcaggatcagtacaggataagtaatgtaatgtatgtacacagtgactccactagcagaatagtgagtgcagctctggagtataatacaagatgtaactcaggatcagtacaggataagtaatgtaatgtatgtacacagtgactccaccagcagaatagtgagtgcagctctggagtataatacaggatgtaactcaggatcagtgcaggataagtgatgtaatgtatgtacacagtgactccaccagcagaatagtgagtgcagctctggagtataatacaggatataactcaggatcagtacaggataagtaatgtaatgtatgtacacagtgactccaccagcagaatagtgagtgcagctctggagtataatacaggatgtaactcaggatcagtacaggataagtaatgtaatgtatgtacacagtgactccaccagcagaatagtgagtgcaactctggagtataatacaggatgtaactcaggatcagtacaggataagtaatgtatgtacacagtgactccaccagcagaatagtgagtgcagctctggagtataatacaggatgtaactcaggatcagtacaggataagtaatgtaatgtatgtacacagtgactccaccagcagaatagtgagtgcagctctggagtataatacaggatgtaactcaggatcagtacaggataagtaatgtaatgtatgtacacagtgactccaccagcagaatagtgagtgcagctctggagtataatacaggatgtaactcaggatcagtacaggatatgtaatgtatgtacacagtgactccaccagccgaatagtgagtgcagctctggagtataatacaggatataactcaggatcagtacaggataagtgatgtaatgtatgtacacagtgactccaccagccgaatagtgagtgcagctctggagtataatacaggatataactcaggatcagtacaggataagtgatgtaatgtatgtacacagtgactccaccagcagaatagtgagtgcagctctggagtataatacaggatataactcaggatcagtacaggataagtaatgtaatgtatgtacacagtgactccaccagcagaatagtgagtgcagctctggagtataatacaggatgtaactcaggatcagtacaggataagtaatgtatgtatacagtgactccaccagcagaatagtgagtgcagctctggagtataatacaggatgtaactcaggatcagtacaggataagtgatgtaatgtatgtacacagtgactccaccagcagaatagtgagtgcagctttggagtataatacaggatgtaactcaggatcagtacaggataagtgatgtaatgtatgtacacagtgactccaccagcagaatagtgagtgcagctctggagtataatacaggatgtaactcaggatcagtacaggataagtaatgtatgtacacagtgactccaccagcagaacagtgagtgcagctctggagtataatacaggatgtaactcaggatcagtacaggataagtaatgtaatgtatgtacacagtgactccaccagcagaatagtgagtacagctctggagtataatacaggatataactcaggatcagtacaggataagtaatgtaatgtatgtacagtgactccaccagcagaatagtgagtgcagctctggagtataatacaagatgtaactcaggatcagtacaggataagtaatgtatgtacacagtgactccaccagcagaatagtgagtacagctctggagtataatacaggatataactcaggatcagtacaggataagtaatgtaatgtatgtacacagtgactccaccagcagaatagtgagtgcagctctggagtataatacaggatgtaactcatgatcagtacaggataagtaatgtatgtatacagtgactccaccagcagaatagtgagtgcagctctggagtataatacaggatataactcaggatcagtacaggataagtaatgtaatgtatgtacacagtgactccaccagcagaatagtgagtgcagctctggagtataatacaggatataactcaggatcagtacaggataagtaatgtaatgtatgtacacagtgaccaccagcagaatagtgagtgcagctctggagtataatataggatgtaactcaggatcagtacaggataagtaatgtatgtacacagtgactccaccagcagaatagtgagtgcagctctggagtataatacaggatgtaactcaggatcagtacaggataagtaatgtaatgtatgtacacagtgactccaccagcagaatagtgagtgcagctctggagtataatacaggatgtaactcaggatcagtgcaggataagtgatgtaatgtatgtacacagtgactccaccagcagaatagtgagtgcagctctggagtataatacaggatataactcaggatcagtacaggataagtaatgtaatgtatatacacagtgactccaccagcagaatagtgagtgcagctctggagtataatacaggatgtaactcaggatcagtacaggataagtaatgtaatgtacacagtgactccaccagcagaatagtgagtgcagctctggagtataatacaggatgtaactcaggatcagtacaggataagtaatgtaatgtatgtacacagtgactaccagcagaatagtgagtgcagctctggagtataatacaggatgtaactcaggatcagtacaggataagtaatgtaatgtatatacacagtgactccaccagcagaatagtgagtgcagctctggagtataatacaggatataactccggatcagtacaggataagtaatgtaatgtatgtacacagtgactccaccagcagaatagtgagtgcagctctggagtataatacaggatgtaactcaggatcagtacaggataagtaatgtaatgtatgtacacagtgactccaccagcagaatagtgagtgcagctctggagtataatacaggatgtaactcaggatcagtacaggataagtgatgtaatgtatgtacacagtgactccaccagcagaatagtgagtgcagctctggagtataatacaggatgtaactcaggatcagtacaggataagtgatgtaatgtatgtacacagtgactccaccagcagaatagtgagtgcagctctggagtataatacaggatgtaactcaggatcagtacaggataagtaatgtaatgtatgtacacagtgactccaccagcagaatagtgagtgcagctctggagtataatacaggatataactcaggatcagtacaggataagtaatgtaatgtatgtacacagtgactccacccgcagaatagtgagtgcagctctggagtataatacaggatgtaactcaggatcagtacaggatatgtaatgtatgtacacagtgactccaccagccgaatagtgagtgcagctctggagtataatacaggatataactcaggatcagtacaggataagtaatgtaatgtatgtacacagtgactccaccagcagaatagtgagtgcagctctggagtataacgtaCACAGTGAGTTTGCTGTTATGGAGATTCACTCTATATATACTGTAACCTGTATAGTGGTGCTCAGAGGTGGACAGATGCTGTAATGCTGTTGTGATTGGATTCTCCTGTAGGGGCGCTGCAGGAACAATAAAACACTACAAATAGTGATAAAGTTTTATGTTTGCACCCCATGCAAAGGTGGTTTGTTCAaaatggacatcccctttaagtttTGTATAAGAGATTGGGGGACATTAGAGCAGGATGAACCCGTCATGTGTTATATGCCCATACAATGAACTGCTCCCATCTCTGAAGCCGTGACCAGATCATGTGGACTCACCGAAAGTCCGGGATCTCCTTGGCGAATTTGATGACTTGTTGAATCATATAAGTGCTGAGGTCTGCGAAATGCGGCAACTCCTTCAGCGTGTCTCCGACGCTACAGTCAGAAATGTGTTGTGAGGTGGGGGACTGatccatactgcagggactacagtcAGGAGAGAACGAGGACCCAAGGAACTCCACATTATCCCAGTTCACCCTGGCAATGGGTTGTATCTGGAGAGAAGACATAGATGTTATACAGATTATTTTCACATATCTGACTTCCATCCACTAGATGGCGATGTTTCCCCTTATGATTATCATACCATCGAATATATCTAGAAAGGGTACAGTAAAATGGCTGCTCCCCTCCAACCCTGACACCTCCCAGAAAACCCGTCAGTGTCAAGAAATAGATGGTTTTTATGTCAAATGTTCACACAGGTATGTTTTTAGGGAACGTCTCTTTCTGAATAAacagattaaatttttttatgATTTTCCCCTTTAAGTCGGGTGGAGATTCGGGTCTGGAGGGGCAGTGAGCTGGGACGTGGTATCCCAATATCTCCAGTTAATGAGTCACATGGTGGAGTCCGGGGATCCGGTGCCATCTGGCTGCGGTTGCCTTGAGTGGCAGCGATTTGTACTTGATGTTCCTGCCAAGATATTGCTCCCGGGTTACTGATTACAAGCGAAGGCTTTACATGAGCGATATTCAACAAACTCAAAGGTCGTCCTGGGAGAAGCCGGCGATGAGGGAAGATAAGCCAGATGGCGGCACCATAAAATATAGTGTGTATTGGCAACGTCTCACCTCCTGGCCGCCTGATGCCCTCTCTACCCACAGGTCACCCGCCCCTTATAATAGATGCTGCCGTCTGATTGGCTGTTATGGATTACAGATGTATTACTGGTTATAATCAACTAATACAAGCATTAGAGAAgactacatgataggattagatacacagcagacagtatcacacatgagaggattagatacacagcagacagtatcacacatgataggattagatacacagcagacagtatcacacatgagaggattagatacacagcagacagtatcacacatgataggattagatacacagcagacagcatcacacatgagaggattagatacacagcagacagtatcacacatgataggattagatacacagcagacagtatcacacatgataggattaaatacacagcagacagtatcacacatgataggattagatacacagcagacagtatcacacatgataggattagatacacagcagacagtatcacacatgatgggattagatacacagcagacagtatcacacatgataggattagatacacagcagacagtatcacacatgataggattaaatacacagcagacagtatcacacatgataggattagatacacagcagacagtatcacacatgataggattagatacacagcagacagtatcacacatgatgggattagatacacagcagacagtatcacacatgataggattagatacacagcagacagtatcacacatgatgggattagatacacagcagacagtatcacacatgataggattagatacatcggctcagcagacagtatcacacatgataggattagatacacagcagacagtaccacacatgataggattagatacacagcagacagtatcacacatgatgggattagatacacagcagacagtatcacacatgataggattagatacacagcagacagtatcacacatgataggattagatatacagctcagcagacagtatcacacatgataggattagatacagggctcagcagaccgtatcacacatgataggattagatacacagctgacagtatcacacatgataggattagatacacggctcagcagacagtatcacacatgataggattagatacagggctcagcagacagtatcacacatgataggattagatacacagctcagcagacagtatcacacatgataggattagatacacagctcagcagacagtatcacacatgataggattagatacagggctcagcagacagtatcacacatgatcggattagatacacagctcagcagacagtatcacacatgataggattagatacagcagctcagcagacagtatcacacatgataggattagatacagggctcagcagaccatatcacacatgacaggattagatacagtggctcagcagacagtatcacacatgatcggattagatacaccgtctcagcagacagtatcacacaggataggattagatacacagctcagcagacagtatcacacatgataggattagatacagcagctcagcagacagtatcacacatgataggattagatacagggctcagcagaccatatcacacatgataggattagatacacagctcagcagacagtatcacacatgatcggattagatacaccgtctcagcagacagtatcacacatgatcggattagatacaccgtctcagcagacagtatcacacatgataggattagatacacagctcagcagacagtatcacacatggcaggattagatacacgactcagacagtatcacacatgtttttTTGAGGTGCTCCTCACCCTGTAATCCACAAAATCTTCAAAATTGGAATCAAAGTGTTTCCTATGAGCGTCGACAAGAATAGAGATCAGCTTCTTCTGATCCTCGGTCAGTGATCCCTCTTCCGGCACCTTCTTAATCCTCTGCAGacgttcctgcttcttcctcatcCTCAGCTCACGTCGTGCCAACAAGGCGTCCTCCGACATAATCACTGAAAATCACGAACCACAAAAAGATTCATTATATGTATTTATGGGGGAACTCCGTCCATAATCCACGATCCACCCATTACATGACTGGTGCCTCGCAGCCAATTCACATTACatccatgagatccacacatcttatatacagtgacaactattcatctattactactgacaaccagcctgtataccatgtgtgagaggttgtcacagccccgcctcctgttactgacatcactgatatataatataattacactgtgatcagacatgagatccacacatcttatatacagtaacagctattcatctattactactgacagccagcctgtatatcctgtgtgagaggttgtcacagccccgcccctgttactgacatcactgatatataatataattacactgtgatcagacatgagatccgcacatcttatatacagtaacagctattcatctattactactgagaacaagcctgtatatcatgtgtgagaggttgtcacagccccgccccctgttactgacatcactgatatataatataattacattgtgatcagacatgagatccacacatcttatatacagtcacagctattcatctattaccactgacaaccagcctgtatatcatgtgtgagaggttgtcacagccccgccccctgttactgacatcactgatatataatataattacattgtgatcagacatgagatccacacatcttatatacag
This window contains:
- the NR1I3 gene encoding nuclear receptor subfamily 1 group I member 3 — its product is MNNQEVESSSIRVDWSSAMLPVFEEDSNSSCGSLGTSTLSLKTGESEDNDPDAEEKLCAVCGDKANGYHFHVLTCEGCKGFFRRSMTKGLTFTCPFTRSCPVTKAKRRRCQSCRLQKCLEVGMRRDMIMSEDALLARRELRMRKKQERLQRIKKVPEEGSLTEDQKKLISILVDAHRKHFDSNFEDFVDYRIQPIARVNWDNVEFLGSSFSPDCSPCSMDQSPTSQHISDCSVGDTLKELPHFADLSTYMIQQVIKFAKEIPDFRALPIDDQISLLKGATMEVCHMQFNTVFNLETRIWECGRLRLSIEHGAITGFQRMYLEPLLKFHVTLRTLKLHEAEYVLMQALALFSPDRPGVMEHNHIDNLQENMAMTLKCYIDHHHQLPGSRFLFAKLLSMLAELRTLNEENVKQMVHIQNVMEDAMTPLMKELFS